A single window of Chitinophaga sp. XS-30 DNA harbors:
- a CDS encoding glycoside hydrolase family 88 protein, which translates to MRQLLLLLLLATGTSFITPKPTLYIIGDSTVRNGDGSGKNGQWGWGSLIHQYFDTTKINISNQAIGGRSSRTFITEGRWERILNDLRAGDYVIMQFGHNDSGPLDDTARARGSIRGTGEESREIYNPIRKRQEVVHTYGWYMRKYIADAKAKGAIPIVCSPIPRDRWQNGRVSRADNNYGKWAKEAAAAGGAYFIDLNHLVADRYEILGAEKVKTLFHGDHTHTGKAGAELNAKILSGALKQPMGQYLLPPPRLIKKKATLAAMRLANKYFMQQWPDPGKPTFVKKERPSNLWTRAVYYEGLMALYSIDKKKTWYKYAVQWGESHKWGLWGGTQVRNADNQCCGQTYIDLYLIDRKEERIRDIKACMDNMTASQKIDDWWWIDALQMAMPVFVKLGVLYNDTSYFSRMYDMYAYTKYRHGDNGLYNPVDHLWWRDKDFDPPYTEPNGEDCYWSRGNGWVVAALVRTLAELPPSDPHYAEYLQDYKDLLEALLPLQRADGFWNASLHDPGNYGGKELTGTSLFVYGMAWGINNNIIDRETYLPVVIKAWNALVKDCVHPDGKLGWVQSTGKEPKDGQPVTYDKIPDFEDYGLGCFLLGGSEVYKLK; encoded by the coding sequence ATGAGACAATTGCTATTGCTGCTGCTCCTGGCAACCGGCACATCCTTTATCACACCCAAACCAACGCTCTACATCATTGGCGATTCTACTGTGAGAAACGGCGATGGCAGCGGAAAGAACGGGCAATGGGGATGGGGTAGCCTGATACATCAGTATTTTGATACCACAAAGATCAATATCAGCAATCAGGCCATCGGCGGCAGAAGCAGCCGCACATTTATTACGGAAGGCCGCTGGGAAAGGATACTGAATGATCTTCGTGCAGGCGACTACGTGATCATGCAGTTCGGGCATAATGACAGTGGCCCGCTGGACGATACCGCCCGTGCGCGCGGCAGTATCCGCGGCACCGGGGAAGAAAGCCGGGAGATCTACAACCCCATCCGGAAACGGCAGGAAGTGGTACACACCTACGGCTGGTACATGCGGAAGTATATTGCCGATGCAAAGGCCAAAGGCGCCATCCCCATCGTTTGCTCCCCCATTCCCCGGGACCGCTGGCAGAACGGCCGGGTCAGCCGGGCGGACAACAATTACGGAAAATGGGCGAAAGAGGCGGCCGCAGCCGGTGGCGCATATTTCATCGATCTCAACCACCTGGTGGCCGACCGTTACGAAATACTGGGCGCAGAGAAAGTAAAGACACTATTCCACGGAGATCATACCCATACCGGCAAAGCGGGTGCGGAACTGAATGCGAAGATATTGTCCGGGGCACTGAAACAGCCAATGGGCCAGTACCTTCTGCCGCCGCCGCGCCTCATAAAAAAGAAAGCAACACTCGCCGCGATGCGGCTCGCCAACAAATACTTCATGCAGCAATGGCCCGACCCGGGAAAGCCCACCTTCGTCAAAAAAGAACGCCCGAGCAATCTGTGGACAAGGGCGGTGTATTACGAAGGGCTGATGGCGCTTTACAGCATCGATAAAAAGAAAACCTGGTACAAATACGCTGTACAATGGGGCGAAAGCCACAAATGGGGCCTCTGGGGTGGTACCCAGGTGCGGAACGCGGATAACCAGTGCTGCGGACAGACCTATATCGATCTGTACCTGATCGACAGGAAAGAAGAGCGCATCCGCGATATCAAAGCCTGTATGGATAATATGACGGCTTCACAAAAGATCGATGACTGGTGGTGGATAGATGCGCTGCAGATGGCAATGCCGGTGTTCGTGAAACTGGGAGTGCTGTACAACGATACCAGCTATTTTTCCCGCATGTACGACATGTATGCTTATACGAAATACCGGCATGGGGACAATGGTCTCTATAATCCCGTGGACCACCTTTGGTGGCGGGACAAGGATTTTGATCCTCCCTATACCGAACCGAACGGGGAAGACTGCTACTGGAGCCGCGGTAACGGCTGGGTAGTGGCGGCGCTTGTGCGGACGCTGGCTGAGCTTCCGCCTTCGGACCCGCATTATGCGGAATATCTGCAGGATTACAAAGACCTGCTGGAAGCCCTGCTGCCGCTGCAACGCGCAGACGGGTTCTGGAATGCCAGCCTGCACGACCCCGGGAACTACGGCGGAAAGGAACTGACCGGCACCTCGCTGTTCGTGTACGGCATGGCCTGGGGCATCAACAACAATATTATCGACCGGGAAACCTACCTGCCCGTGGTGATCAAAGCCTGGAACGCCCTGGTGAAAGACTGTGTGCATCCTGACGGGAAACTCGGCTGGGTGCAAAGCACCGGCAAAGAACCGAAGGACGGGCAACCGGTGACTTACGACAAGATCCCGGATTTTGAGGATTACGGGCTGGGTTGCTTCCTGCTCGGGGGCAGCGAGGTCTACAAGTTGAAATAG
- a CDS encoding TIGR00341 family protein, giving the protein MVKRFLVFLRHIFNLDEDRAEEQEITENVHKGVEFRGTNLWVLIFAVFIASIGLNMNSTAVVIGAMLISPLMGPIIGVGFGVGTLDFDLIKRALKNLAIAVVISLITSTFYFSLSPLADAQSELLARTSPTIWDVLIALFGGLAGIVGATRTEKSNVVPGVAIATALMPPLCTAGYGLASGQWVYFLGAFYLFFINSVFICFATFIIVRFLKIPAKQWVDQKRATKVRRYVWMVAVFTAIPSIWLGYRIVQRSIFTNNAVKFIQEEVVFDNTQVISRHVDANEKKIEVLLLGEPVDSVLLMAVKRKLPAYGLAQATLNIRQGLNDPSKTDLTAFRSSILEDLYRNNTLLLENKDKQIAFLQQELIKSRSAQFPLQDLSREVQSFQPAVTEFGLAKMGMVNVAAKKQDTVVMAVLKTKRNLSREDQERLKNWVKARTNFKEVRLIIER; this is encoded by the coding sequence ATGGTTAAACGTTTCCTGGTTTTCCTGAGACATATTTTCAATCTGGACGAGGACCGTGCAGAAGAACAGGAGATCACCGAGAATGTGCACAAGGGAGTTGAGTTCCGGGGCACCAACCTTTGGGTATTGATCTTTGCGGTGTTCATTGCCTCCATCGGGCTGAATATGAACTCTACCGCTGTAGTGATCGGCGCGATGCTGATCTCGCCGCTGATGGGGCCGATCATCGGCGTAGGTTTTGGCGTGGGAACGCTGGACTTCGATCTCATTAAACGGGCATTGAAGAACCTGGCCATCGCTGTGGTGATATCCCTGATCACCAGTACCTTTTATTTCAGCCTTTCCCCGCTGGCAGATGCACAGTCTGAATTGCTGGCCAGAACATCCCCTACAATCTGGGATGTGCTGATAGCTTTGTTTGGCGGCCTTGCCGGGATCGTTGGCGCCACACGCACGGAAAAAAGCAACGTAGTGCCGGGTGTAGCTATCGCTACCGCCCTCATGCCGCCATTGTGCACAGCAGGCTACGGCCTCGCCAGCGGCCAATGGGTGTACTTCCTCGGCGCCTTCTACCTGTTTTTCATCAACAGCGTCTTTATCTGTTTCGCTACCTTCATTATCGTCCGCTTCCTGAAGATACCCGCCAAGCAGTGGGTGGACCAGAAGAGGGCGACCAAAGTAAGGCGATATGTGTGGATGGTGGCAGTGTTTACTGCCATCCCCAGCATATGGTTGGGATACCGTATTGTTCAGCGCAGCATTTTTACCAATAATGCCGTAAAATTCATTCAGGAAGAAGTAGTATTCGATAATACGCAGGTGATCTCCCGGCATGTAGATGCCAATGAAAAGAAGATCGAGGTACTGCTGCTGGGCGAACCTGTTGACAGTGTTTTGCTGATGGCTGTCAAGCGGAAACTGCCGGCCTACGGCCTGGCCCAGGCTACTCTGAATATCCGCCAGGGACTGAACGATCCCAGCAAAACGGACCTCACCGCCTTCCGTTCATCCATCCTGGAAGACCTTTACCGGAATAATACCCTGCTGCTGGAGAATAAAGACAAACAGATCGCCTTTCTGCAACAGGAGCTGATAAAATCCAGAAGCGCACAGTTCCCGCTGCAGGACCTGTCCCGCGAGGTACAGTCATTCCAGCCCGCTGTTACCGAGTTCGGTTTGGCTAAAATGGGGATGGTGAACGTTGCCGCAAAGAAACAGGACACCGTGGTCATGGCCGTGCTGAAAACCAAACGCAATCTATCCCGTGAGGACCAGGAGCGGCTGAAGAATTGGGTCAAGGCCAGAACGAACTTCAAGGAAGTGCGCCTGATCATCGAACGTTAA
- a CDS encoding chloride channel protein: MDLLGNKINRLLVKMGRYRSKYTSHRNFLILLSFIVGVIAALAAVLLKLTVQFFEHRAENMNDWMNSNWLSAMLPLLGTGISFLLLTRFFGNRLSRGVGFIIHNIITNKGRIEKRHTYGHILTSAITVAFGGSVGLEAPIVATGAAIGSATGHDLRLAPKDVILLLACGTASGIAAVFNSPFAGIIFVLEIFLLDFSIPFFIPLLISTATATVISQIMYPGKFFFIASESWNMQAIPFYILLGVLCGLVSVYITRSVDFIEGYFEKRQMNWKSWLIAGLPLCILIFFLPGLYGEGYSTVTSLLQGDYASITAHSLLQSYSQHAWAIILMTVLLLVFKVVCSCLTISAGGNGGIFAPSMITGGLAGFLFSYLVNLSGAFQLNTPNFIITAMAGVLAGVMHAPLTAIFLLAEITGGYKLFIPLMIVTAISYFITRKYVKHSVYHKSLVERKILTDTSESDHF, translated from the coding sequence ATGGACCTATTGGGAAACAAGATCAACAGACTGCTGGTGAAGATGGGAAGATACCGGTCAAAATACACCTCACACCGCAACTTCCTTATCCTGCTCAGTTTTATCGTAGGCGTAATTGCCGCGCTGGCAGCCGTTTTACTCAAACTCACGGTACAATTCTTCGAACACCGGGCGGAGAACATGAATGACTGGATGAACAGCAACTGGCTTTCCGCCATGCTGCCCCTGCTCGGAACAGGCATTTCCTTTCTGCTGCTTACCCGTTTTTTCGGGAACAGGCTCAGCCGGGGCGTAGGATTTATCATTCACAACATAATTACCAATAAAGGCCGGATAGAAAAACGGCATACTTACGGGCATATCCTGACCAGCGCCATCACCGTGGCATTTGGCGGCAGTGTGGGACTGGAGGCGCCTATTGTGGCCACCGGCGCTGCCATCGGCTCCGCTACGGGGCATGACCTGCGGCTTGCGCCCAAGGACGTTATCCTCCTGCTGGCCTGCGGCACAGCAAGCGGTATCGCCGCTGTATTCAACAGCCCTTTTGCCGGGATCATCTTTGTACTGGAAATTTTCCTGCTTGATTTTTCGATACCTTTTTTTATTCCGCTGCTGATCTCCACCGCTACGGCCACGGTTATTTCGCAGATCATGTACCCTGGCAAGTTCTTCTTCATTGCCAGTGAAAGCTGGAACATGCAGGCCATCCCATTCTATATTTTGCTGGGGGTGTTATGCGGACTGGTTTCCGTGTACATCACCCGGTCCGTGGATTTTATCGAAGGCTATTTCGAAAAACGGCAGATGAACTGGAAGAGTTGGCTGATCGCGGGCCTTCCGCTTTGTATCCTGATCTTCTTTTTGCCGGGGCTATACGGCGAAGGATATTCCACGGTGACCAGCCTTCTGCAGGGGGATTATGCTTCCATCACCGCGCATTCCCTGCTGCAATCCTACAGCCAGCATGCCTGGGCTATTATCCTGATGACGGTGCTGCTCCTTGTTTTCAAGGTGGTCTGCTCCTGCCTCACTATCAGCGCCGGGGGGAATGGCGGTATCTTTGCGCCTTCCATGATCACCGGCGGCCTGGCGGGTTTCCTGTTCTCTTACCTGGTGAACCTTTCCGGCGCTTTCCAGCTCAATACGCCCAACTTCATTATTACGGCGATGGCAGGCGTACTGGCCGGCGTGATGCATGCGCCGCTTACCGCGATCTTCCTGCTGGCGGAGATCACGGGAGGATATAAACTGTTCATTCCGCTGATGATAGTTACCGCTATTTCCTATTTCATCACCCGGAAATATGTGAAACATTCCGTGTATCACAAATCACTGGTGGAACGCAAGATATTGACGGACACTTCTGAGAGCGATCACTTCTAA
- a CDS encoding AraC family transcriptional regulator yields the protein MKPVLRQVTHSPEYSFVVRKDAGDDMLNTWHYHAEIEFLYIRRSAGTWLVGDHIGHFQSGDVVLTGANLPHCFRHEADHIHHGETICVKFLPEILGDHFLQLPETKAIRSLLNKAGTGLQLTGSIKEQAAKLIETMLTDSPGQKLVHLLQLLQDVSESRDCVPLSSKGFIQSPGSSDEERVRTIFEYTMKHYHERISLDTVASLLNMTRPSFCRFFKSKTKKTYVEFLMEVRIGYACKLLVEDEKNVAEIGYECGYNNISHFNHQFKSITGKRPLEYKRDYLEQNS from the coding sequence ATGAAACCGGTACTTCGACAAGTTACACATTCACCTGAATATTCCTTTGTAGTAAGGAAGGACGCTGGGGACGACATGCTCAACACCTGGCATTACCATGCAGAGATCGAGTTCCTGTACATCCGCCGCAGCGCGGGCACCTGGCTCGTAGGCGATCATATCGGGCATTTCCAGAGCGGGGATGTGGTGCTGACGGGCGCCAACCTGCCCCATTGCTTCCGGCACGAAGCGGATCATATCCATCATGGAGAAACTATTTGCGTGAAGTTTCTGCCGGAGATACTGGGCGATCATTTCCTGCAGCTGCCCGAAACCAAAGCCATCCGTTCCCTGCTCAACAAGGCCGGTACGGGGCTGCAACTGACCGGGAGCATCAAGGAGCAGGCGGCTAAACTGATCGAGACGATGCTGACGGACAGCCCCGGCCAAAAACTCGTGCATCTGCTGCAACTGCTGCAGGATGTATCAGAGAGCAGGGACTGCGTTCCGCTCTCTTCCAAAGGTTTCATACAATCTCCCGGCAGCAGCGATGAAGAACGTGTGCGCACCATTTTCGAATATACCATGAAACATTACCATGAACGGATATCGCTGGACACCGTAGCTTCCCTGCTGAATATGACACGGCCTTCCTTCTGCCGGTTCTTCAAAAGCAAAACAAAAAAAACCTATGTGGAATTTCTGATGGAAGTCCGCATCGGTTATGCCTGCAAATTATTGGTGGAAGACGAAAAAAATGTGGCGGAGATCGGCTATGAATGCGGATATAATAACATTTCCCATTTCAATCACCAGTTCAAGAGCATCACCGGCAAACGGCCGCTGGAATACAAGCGCGACTATCTTGAGCAGAACAGCTAA
- a CDS encoding zinc-binding alcohol dehydrogenase family protein gives MKTLICTSPGHMAYREAAPPEPEAGRAILRIRRTGICGTDVHAYAGNQPYFEYPRILGHELAADLVETGGAEGFMPGERVTFIPYFHCGECHACLQGKTNCCVRMKVCGVHVDGGMVEYLSVPAASLVKGEALSYDELALVEPLAIGAHGIRRAAVRPGESVLITGAGPIGVGLAEFAKIAGGVVTVTDVNAERLAFCGQHTGVRTLMPDQLGSAAFDVVIDASGNLAAINNALQYLAHGGRYVLVGLQKADISISHPELHKREGAVMSSRNATREDFEQVTNAIRSKKINPAAWITHRVSFDELASLMADFPRQAIKVMTSY, from the coding sequence ATGAAGACACTGATCTGTACATCCCCCGGTCACATGGCATACCGGGAAGCTGCGCCCCCTGAGCCTGAAGCCGGCAGGGCCATTCTCCGTATCCGCCGCACCGGCATCTGCGGGACGGATGTACATGCCTATGCCGGCAACCAGCCTTATTTCGAATACCCCCGCATACTGGGCCATGAGCTGGCGGCGGACCTGGTGGAAACCGGCGGGGCGGAAGGTTTTATGCCCGGCGAACGGGTAACGTTCATTCCCTATTTTCACTGTGGTGAATGCCATGCCTGCCTGCAGGGCAAAACCAATTGCTGCGTGCGGATGAAGGTCTGTGGCGTGCATGTGGATGGCGGAATGGTGGAATATTTGTCCGTGCCGGCGGCATCGCTGGTAAAAGGAGAAGCGCTGAGTTACGATGAGCTGGCGCTGGTGGAGCCTCTCGCCATTGGCGCGCATGGCATCCGCCGGGCGGCCGTTCGCCCCGGGGAAAGCGTGCTGATCACCGGTGCAGGCCCCATCGGGGTGGGCCTGGCGGAATTTGCGAAGATCGCCGGTGGCGTGGTTACTGTAACCGATGTCAATGCAGAACGGTTGGCGTTCTGCGGGCAGCATACCGGTGTGCGAACGCTCATGCCGGACCAACTGGGGAGTGCTGCTTTCGATGTGGTGATCGATGCCAGCGGCAATCTCGCTGCGATCAATAACGCCCTGCAATACCTGGCGCATGGGGGCCGTTATGTGCTGGTTGGCCTGCAGAAAGCGGATATCAGCATCAGCCACCCGGAACTGCATAAAAGGGAGGGGGCTGTGATGAGCAGCAGGAACGCCACACGGGAGGATTTCGAGCAGGTGACCAATGCCATCCGCTCAAAAAAAATAAACCCGGCGGCATGGATCACGCACCGGGTGTCTTTTGATGAATTAGCTTCCCTGATGGCGGATTTTCCCCGCCAGGCCATCAAGGTGATGACCAGTTATTGA
- a CDS encoding DUF4198 domain-containing protein, translating to MIRSMLLMAVMVLAVSQAFAHALWIETSPSGKKGQAQEVRIFFGEYADKDISPLDKWFSDTKAYTLTLITPGKKTVKLSSVPGSDHYKAFFTPTEDGVYTVVLQHTVKDVYHGSRLDYHSSAVVQVGTSSGGDAATTNPNRISVYTKAKDSYRANESIALQVLLNQAAAGSKEVEVFAPNGWGKTLWTDSTGSASFTPIWPGRYMVEVADTDNKTTGDHHGKPFQKVWRCATYCIEVSE from the coding sequence ATGATCAGATCAATGCTCCTCATGGCAGTGATGGTACTGGCTGTTTCCCAGGCTTTCGCCCATGCCCTCTGGATAGAAACAAGCCCCTCGGGCAAAAAAGGACAAGCCCAGGAGGTGAGGATATTCTTCGGTGAGTATGCGGACAAGGATATTTCTCCGCTGGACAAATGGTTTTCCGATACCAAAGCATATACCCTGACACTCATCACGCCCGGTAAAAAGACGGTAAAGCTCAGTTCCGTACCGGGTAGCGATCACTATAAAGCATTTTTCACGCCCACGGAAGATGGCGTGTACACTGTAGTGTTGCAGCACACCGTTAAAGACGTGTACCATGGCAGCCGCCTGGATTATCACTCCAGCGCTGTAGTACAGGTCGGGACAAGTTCCGGCGGTGATGCTGCGACAACCAACCCTAACCGCATCAGCGTGTACACCAAAGCGAAGGACAGCTACCGGGCCAACGAAAGCATTGCCCTGCAGGTATTGCTGAACCAGGCGGCTGCCGGTTCAAAGGAGGTGGAAGTTTTCGCGCCTAACGGCTGGGGTAAAACCTTGTGGACCGACAGCACCGGCTCCGCCAGCTTCACGCCGATCTGGCCCGGTCGCTATATGGTGGAAGTGGCCGATACAGATAATAAAACAACCGGTGACCATCATGGCAAGCCCTTTCAGAAAGTATGGCGCTGCGCGACCTATTGTATTGAAGTTTCCGAGTAA
- a CDS encoding SGNH/GDSL hydrolase family protein: protein MMRSLILLLAVVCALSANAQIFKKGDRVCFVGNSITHNGDYWHNIQLYYATRFPSLDVKFFNCGISGDVTAGILRRMNSDILVHRPTWAVIMIGMNDVNRPLYDARRKNEPGIREKQLAALTAYKKNLDSVIRVFRDKGVNVILQTPSIYDQTAKIAANNLFGVNDALKACAEFIKDEAEKDKLTVVDYWTMLSNLNAEVQRADSTATLIGKDRVHPGGTGHLLMAWEFLRATKAPAIVSTIVIDRDAASSRSKSRQCEITNMKRTDELISFTCREKALPFPLREDQMEVPDIVAFDNSINREVLQFNYIKPGNYILSIDGEEIGKYFSGELERGINLSRLRNLQQYRQAVTVRELLRQSWELESRLRTLRLIEHRYINQLPDNKNLGTVRKFYDTAHAHKPDTDYVKKLFLQYLENKPAEEDIRRKWQRSLDSLPKLNKPVAHDFVLRKAG, encoded by the coding sequence ATGATGCGCTCACTGATCTTACTACTCGCAGTTGTCTGCGCCCTCTCCGCCAATGCACAAATATTCAAAAAAGGCGACAGGGTCTGCTTCGTCGGCAACAGCATCACCCATAATGGCGATTACTGGCACAACATCCAGCTGTATTACGCTACCCGTTTTCCTTCCCTGGATGTAAAATTCTTCAACTGCGGCATCTCCGGTGACGTCACTGCCGGCATCCTTCGCCGGATGAACAGCGATATCCTCGTACATCGCCCCACATGGGCTGTTATCATGATCGGGATGAATGATGTGAACCGGCCACTGTATGATGCCAGGCGGAAAAATGAACCGGGTATCAGGGAAAAGCAGCTGGCAGCGCTGACTGCATATAAAAAGAATCTGGACAGTGTTATCCGTGTCTTCCGGGACAAAGGGGTTAACGTGATCCTGCAAACCCCGTCCATCTACGATCAGACGGCGAAGATCGCTGCCAACAACCTCTTTGGCGTCAATGATGCGCTGAAGGCCTGTGCGGAATTCATCAAAGATGAAGCAGAAAAGGACAAACTGACTGTTGTGGATTACTGGACGATGCTCAGCAATCTCAATGCGGAAGTACAACGAGCCGATTCCACAGCCACCCTCATCGGGAAAGACCGTGTGCATCCCGGCGGAACAGGGCATTTGCTGATGGCCTGGGAATTTTTGCGGGCGACCAAAGCGCCGGCCATCGTGTCCACCATTGTGATTGACAGGGATGCTGCATCCAGCAGATCCAAAAGCCGGCAATGCGAAATTACCAACATGAAACGTACTGATGAACTGATCTCCTTCACCTGCAGGGAAAAGGCTTTGCCGTTCCCGCTGCGGGAAGATCAGATGGAGGTGCCGGACATCGTGGCTTTTGATAACAGTATCAACCGCGAAGTGCTGCAATTCAATTACATCAAACCCGGTAACTATATCTTGTCCATCGACGGAGAAGAGATCGGAAAGTATTTTTCGGGAGAACTGGAAAGAGGGATCAACCTGAGCCGGCTGCGTAATTTGCAGCAATACCGGCAGGCGGTGACAGTCAGGGAGCTGCTGCGGCAAAGCTGGGAGTTGGAAAGCCGATTAAGGACGCTGCGCCTGATAGAGCATCGTTATATCAACCAGCTGCCGGATAATAAAAACCTGGGAACGGTACGAAAATTCTATGATACGGCGCATGCGCACAAACCGGATACCGATTATGTGAAAAAGCTGTTTCTGCAATACCTGGAGAACAAGCCGGCAGAGGAGGATATCCGGCGGAAATGGCAGCGGTCGCTCGATTCGTTGCCGAAGTTGAACAAACCCGTGGCGCATGATTTCGTATTGCGGAAAGCTGGATAA
- a CDS encoding VOC family protein: MRKVLFLLFFAGAGLNAAAQETRVSLNHIALYVQDLQKATVFYRDFLGLDTIPEPFHDGKHTWFSVGPKSHLHLIAGAKSKQQGDINTHICFSVASVEAFIERLKKAGIPYRNWQGEKNKMTLRVDGVKQIYLQDPDGYWVEVNDARS; the protein is encoded by the coding sequence ATGAGGAAAGTTTTGTTCTTACTGTTTTTCGCCGGTGCCGGTCTGAATGCCGCCGCGCAGGAAACCCGCGTTTCGCTGAACCATATTGCGCTGTATGTGCAGGACCTGCAGAAAGCCACGGTTTTTTACCGGGATTTTCTTGGGCTGGATACGATCCCCGAGCCCTTTCATGACGGCAAACATACCTGGTTCTCCGTTGGCCCCAAAAGCCACCTGCACCTGATCGCGGGGGCAAAAAGCAAACAGCAGGGCGACATCAACACTCATATCTGCTTCAGCGTTGCTTCCGTTGAAGCTTTCATCGAACGATTGAAAAAAGCAGGCATTCCATACCGGAACTGGCAGGGAGAAAAGAACAAGATGACTTTGCGGGTAGACGGCGTCAAACAGATCTATCTGCAAGACCCGGACGGCTATTGGGTGGAAGTGAACGATGCCCGGTCGTAA
- a CDS encoding NADPH-dependent FMN reductase: MIHIVGISGSLRAGSYNTSLLKAAMELLPEGVTAEIVRFDDVPMYNADLDTGDRPPAVRRFRETLAKADAFLIASPEYNYSIPGGLKNAIDWASRGQDAPLMHKPVALMGATPGMWGTVRMQLAFKQVFQFLNMKETGKPEVLVAQAPTKFDEQGRLTDEKTRDLVSRQLTALRDLTLQLQKK, encoded by the coding sequence ATGATACATATCGTTGGAATATCCGGAAGCCTGCGGGCGGGCTCTTATAATACTTCGTTGCTGAAAGCGGCAATGGAGTTGCTGCCTGAAGGCGTTACGGCGGAGATCGTTCGTTTTGATGACGTGCCGATGTATAATGCGGACCTGGATACGGGCGATCGTCCCCCTGCCGTGCGGCGTTTCCGGGAAACCCTGGCCAAAGCGGATGCTTTCCTGATCGCTTCCCCGGAGTACAATTATTCCATCCCGGGTGGCCTCAAGAACGCAATAGACTGGGCTTCCAGGGGTCAGGATGCCCCGCTGATGCACAAACCGGTAGCCCTTATGGGCGCTACGCCGGGAATGTGGGGCACGGTGCGGATGCAACTGGCCTTCAAGCAGGTTTTCCAGTTCCTGAACATGAAAGAAACCGGGAAGCCGGAAGTACTGGTGGCGCAAGCGCCCACCAAATTTGATGAGCAGGGCCGGCTGACAGACGAAAAGACCCGCGACCTCGTCTCCCGCCAGCTGACAGCCCTTCGTGACCTTACCCTGCAATTGCAGAAGAAATAG